Genomic DNA from Candidatus Rokuibacteriota bacterium:
TGGAACTCCGCGAACTTCTGTTCGGGCTCCTGCGTCCTCCTCGCGGCGGTGGCCGACCGGGTCGGTCTGGCGACGATCATCGGCGCGTTCGCCGCCGGTTTGATCCTGGCGAAGACCGAGCGGCGCGCCCACATCGAGGAGCAGATCAAGCCCGTCGCCGATCTCTTTGCCGATCTTCTTTGTCACGATCGGGATGAAGGTGCAGCCCGTGACGCTCAACCCGTTCGCGGCCCATGGGAGCCTGGCGCTCGCGGTGCTCTTGACGGCCGTGGCCGTGCTCGCAAAGCTCGCCGCCGGTTTGGGGGTGTACCAGCGCGGCGTTCGACGCTGGCTGGTGGGAGTTGGGATGATCCCGCGCGGTGAGGTCGGGCTGATCTTCGCGGAGGTCGGGCTGGCCAACGGCGTGATCGAGGCGAGCCTCTACGCGGCGCTCGTCGCCATGGTCATGGTCACGACTTTCGTCGCCCCGCTCTGGCTCAAGGCTCTCTACCGAACGTCGCCCGGGCGCGGCGGTTGACCCTCCCCACCCTCTGGACCCGGCCCACCCACGCGCGGTAGAGTTGGCGGGACGCGGGGCCGCGCGCGAGGCGCGGCTCCGGGGGAGGAGCCAGCGAGATGAGCCCGAAGACGGACAGGCCGACACGTCGGCGTGCAGCAGAGGTCAAGGGCAAGGTCGAAGAGCTGGAGAAGCGGCTGGCCGCCCTCGAGGGGCACCTCCGCCTTCTCAGGAGCCAGGCCCGTCAGTCCACCGGGAGCGCGAAGGAACGGCTCACGCGGCTCGAAAAGCAGACGGTGGCGCGGGCCGAGCAGGTTCGCGAGACCTTCCAGAAATCACTCGAGCGGGTGAGCCAGGTCCTGAACGCGAGCCGCGAGCGCGTCGAGCGGGAAACCGGCCGCCTGCGCCGCGCGCTCAGGGCGGGGGTGAGGGCGGGCACCGAGGCGTATCGTCGGGGCCAGAAGGGCTGAACGAGCCCGCCGATCCTTTGCCCGGTCCGGTCCCCGGCGGTAGAATCGGACAGGAGCGCGACATGCGCCCGCTTCTCATCTGCCCCGACGACTTCCTGGCCCAGCTTCTGCGGGGCGCCTCGCTTCCCGGCGAGCCGCCCCTGTTCGTCGTACGCGCTAGCGCGGCGCGGGCGCGGATCGCGCGCCGGGGGGGCCACGCCCTCGCTGGCGACCTCGAGGAGCCGGCGGTTTACCGGCGGGCCTTTAAGAGCGGCGCCGAGCCCGCGCTGCTCGCGGGGCCAGCCGACCGGCTCCCCCGGATGCTGGCCGCGCTCAGGGCCGTCGCCCCCCACGCGCCTGTGCTGGTCCTCACGGATGACGCAGCGCCCCTGAACGGGAACCCCGCCGGCGTCACCACGCTCCCGCTCGCCGCCTTCGCCGAGCGGGTGATCCAGCCGGAGCTCGAGCGCGCGACGCTCCGGGCCAGGGTGGAGCGCATCCGGCAGCACTTCGAGAGCGCCGAGCGCGTCCTCATCATGATGCAGGACGACCCCGACCCTGACGCCATCGCCTCGGCGCTCGCCCTTCGCACGCTGCTCGGGCGCAACAAGGCCTCGGCGCCTATCGCGACCTTCGGGACCATCACGCGCCCGGAGAACCTGGCCCTCTGCAAGCTGCTGGAGATCGAGGTCGAGGAGATCCAGAGCCGGGCGCTCGACGCGTACGACCGCGTCGCCATGGTCGATACCCAGCCGGGCTTCTTCGAGGAGCGCTTTGACGCCGTGGACCTGGTGATCGACCACCACCCGGAGGACCGGACGGTGAAGGTGCTCCTCAAGGACATCCGGCCGGCTTACGGCGCCACCTCCACCATCCTCACCGAGTACCTGCGCGCCGCCGAGGTCAAGGTGACGCAGCGGCTGGCCACCGCCCTTCTCTATGGCATCAAGGCGGACACGCTCCACCTCGAGCGGGGCGCGACCCGGGCTGACATGGAGGCCTTCGCCTTCCTGTACCTCCTCGCCAACCACAACGCGCTCCGCCGGATCGAGCGGCCCGAGCTCCCGCCGGAAGCGCTGGACATCCTGGCCCACGGCCTGGCCCGTCGTCAGATCCTGCGCGGTGTCCTGTTCTCCCACCTGGGGAGCGTGGGTCAGGGCAGCCTGATCCCCCAGTTCGCGGACCTCTTCCTCCAGGTTGCCGGGATCGAGTGGTCGGTAGTGTCCGGTGTCGTCAACGGGGAGCTTCATATCTCGGTGAGAAACGTCGGGTACGTGAGGAGCGCGGGGGAAGTGGCGCGTCTGGCCTTCGGCGATCTTGGGCTCGCCGGAGGCCATCGGGCGATGGCGAAGGCGGTGATCCAGCTGAAGGACTGGCGGGCCAGGGTCGGGGAGGTCTCCGAGGCCGCGCTCAGGGAGGAAATCGCGGATCGCTTCCTCCGGGCCCTCCGGGGGCCCGATGCCGAGTGACCCGTGCCGCTGGTCTATCTGCTCGTCGCCGCGCTGGCCATCGCGGTGGCGGTCTTCGCCCTTCAGAACGCCGACCGCGTAACCGTCAGCTTCCTGGCGTGGAAGATCGAGGGCGCACCGCTGGCCGGGGTGATTCTCGTGTCCTTGGCTGTCGGGGGCCTCCTGGTGAGCCTCGTCGGCCTGGTTCAGCGCTGGAAGCTCCGCGCCCAGATCCGCCAGCTCGAGGCCCGGCTGCGGACCCCCGAGCCACCCAGACCCGTGACCTGACATGGATGCCTCAAACCGCTTCGACGAGATCGTCAAGGACCTCCTGGAGGGGGGGCGCGAGGAGCGCCTCGCCCAGCTCCTCGAGGAGTCGCACTCCTCCGACGTCGCCCGGGCGCTCCGGGAACTGCCGGCGGCCGTGCAGATCCGGCTCTTCCGCCTGCTGAACCGGGAGCAGGCCGGAGCGGTCCTGCACGAGATGGACGATCAGACGCTCCTGGAGCTCGTGCGGGCGCTGGACGAGGTGGAGCTTTCCGGGATCCTGGACCGGATGCCCGTGGACAACGCCGCCGAGATCGTCGACGAGCTGCCCGACGAGCAGGCCGAGAAGGTCCTCGACCTCATGAAGGAGGAGCAGGCCGAGGAAGTCCAGGAGCTCCTCGAGTACGGTGAGAAGACCGCGGGGCGCATCATGTCCCCACGCATCGTCGCAGTCCACGAGGAGGCGACGGTGGCCCAGGCGATCGAGCACGTGCGCAAGACGGCCTCCAGCGAGCAGGTCTTCTATCTCTACGTGGTGGACGACCACGATCACCTGGTCGGCGTGGTCCCGTTCCGCCGGCTCATCACCGCCGACCTGGCCACGCCGGTGAAGCTGATCCGGGAGGAGGACGTGCTGAGCGTGACGCCGGACACCGACCAGGAGGAGGTGGCCCGGCTCGTGGCGAAGTACAACCTCGTCGCCATCCCCGTGGTGGATCAGGGCCGGCGGCTCCTCGGCACGATCACGGTGGACGACGTCATCGACATCATCCAGGAGGAGGCCACCGAGGACATCCAGCGCCTCGCGGGGGTCGCAGGGGACGAGACCGTCTTCGACCCGCCTCGGACGGTCTTCACCAAGCGCATGGTCTGGCGGCTCATCAACCTGGCCACGGCCATCCTGGCCGCCTCCGTGATCGGGCTCTTCGAGGAGTCGATCCAGTCGCTGGCGCTCCTGGCGGTGTTCATGCCGATCGTGGCCTCCATGGGCGGGATCGGGACCACCCAGACCGCCACCGTCGTGATCCGCGGGCTCGCCCTGGGCGATATGACCGCGGGTCACCTCAGGCGGGTGCTGCGGAAGGAGATCCTGCTGGGCCTCACCACCGGCGCCGCCAACGGCCTGCTGATGATGGCGATCGCCTACGTCTGGCGAGGGCAGTTCCTCCTGAGCTTGATCCTCGGGCTGGCTCTCCTCTTCAATATGCTGGTGGCCGCCGCGGTCGGCGTACTCATCCCGCTGGCGCTCAAGACCTTCCGGATCGACCCCGCGATCGCCTCCAGCGTCATCATCACGACGTTCACCGACGTGTTCGGCTTCTTCTCCTTCCTGGGGCTGGCCACCCTCCTGATGAAGTTCCTGCTGTAGGGCACTCGGCGGGGGGCCACCCAGGCACCCATGGTTTGCGTTACACTCCGGCGTGAGCGCCCCACACACGTCCCAGTTCACACGTTCTCCCGAGAGAACCAACTCTCAAGGGCTTCGTCGTAGTAGACCGTCAGGATCCAGGCGTCCTCAAGCTCGACCCTGAACCAGCGCCGAAGCCCGTCGCCGGGTTCCAGTCCTGTCTCCACCCACATCATCATGGGGGACTGGAACGAGCCGCCGGATGCCCCGGCCTGGCGCAGCTTCCACGACCTCGAAGGCGCGGGCCGGGCGCGATTTCGATCCATCAACACGAAGTCCGCGATCAGTCACCTCTACTTCAAGAACAAGCAGCGCATCGGGTCGCGCCTGGACCTGGTGGCGCTCTCGATCGCGGCGGTGGACGAGCTCGCGGGCGATCCGGCCGTGGTCCGCTGGCGGTCGCTCGGCGCCCTCCTGGACACGCAGCCCAAGGCCGCCCAGATCAAGCGCTACATCAAGGAGGTCAGCGAGGAGATCTCGGACCACATGCCGGTGGTCACGCGCTTCTTCTTCGAGGAGCGGTCGTAACGGGGCACGATCCAACTGGGTATGTCATGAAGGCCTTTTGGTTCAGCTTGCGGCTGGTGTAAACTATTCGCGTGAGGAATCCGAGAGGAGACGCCGAAGCTCATGGGTGAGCGGGTGATCCGCCTCCTTGTCCATCTCTCACGTGGCGAACGCGGCTGGATCATCGCGGAGGCGCCTGAGGTCCCTGGAGCGACTAGCCAGGGCCGCACTGAGGAAGAGGCGTTGCGCAATATCCAGGAAGCCGTCGAAGGGACATTGGAGGTCCGGCTCGGATTCGTCCTTGGGGAAGAAAAGGATGCGTCGGGCCGGCCGGTTCAACTCTTTGAGGCCTACGGACACCCGCGACCGGTTCCCCCGGAGGTATGGGAGCGGCTGATTGAGGTGGATCTCGATGCCATTGCCCGTCGTCTCCGGGGCGAAAGCCGTCAAGGCGTTTGAGCGAGCCGGATGGGTGGTTGCCCGCCGGAAGGGCAGCCACATCATCCTGAAGAAACCGGCGACCTTCTACACCCTCTCCGTTCCAGACCACGACGAACTCGATCCCGGAACTCTGCGATCCCTGATTCGGAAGGCTGGGCTGACTGTCGAGGAGTTCGCCGCGCTGCTCGATTGACGCTGACGGTTTTATCAGCGCCGGACCCCGTCGCCGGGCTTCAGTCCTGTCTCCACCCACATCTGGCGGACGGCCTTCACCCGGATGGCCTCTCGGCGCATACGAACGGCCAGCGAGCGCTCTTCCCCTCGCGCGCCCGCGTAGGAGATGGCGTCAACAGGGCGGTCCACTGCTCGCTCCGGTGGCTCGGGCGAGAAACACCCTCCTAACGCCCGCTCCCGCGTGAGGTTAGGCCGCTTACTGGATGGACTCGTCGTAGCACACGAGCTCTAAGATGTTCCCTTCCGGGTCTCGCACGTACAGCGATCGCCAGTGACACCATCGATGTTCGAATGTCGTGACATCGACGCCAAGGCCCCGAAGGCGGCCTAGCTCGGCGTCGAAGTCGCTCTTATCTATCTCGAGTGCGAAGTGGTGAAGGGATGTCTGCTCAAGACGAACCGGTTCGCGTGGGTCCTTCGGGAATGGCGCAGGCAAAGATTCATGGAAGAGCCCGATGATCTGAGTGTGGCCGCCGTAGCCGTCTGAAACCTTCAAGAAGGCGATTCGTTCGAACTCTTGGAGGATATCGAGGCCGATGATATCGGTGTAGAAGCGCTTGACGGCCGAAAGGTTCTTGACGCGTAAGACGGTTTCTCCCAGAGCTCTTACTCGCCTATTCATCGACAGCCCTGGACCTCCCGCACATCGGTACTTCTCTCTGCTCTCGCAGCGGCCGAACGGGGCGGCGGCTGAGCCGCAGGCGCAGAGGCAAGCTGGCTTGCTGAAGCGCCTGCCGGCTCCAGCCGCGTGATGGGCCGCGCGAGCGGCCCACGCACGCGGCGCGCCCGCGCCGCCGCCCCGATGGCCCGAGAGCGAGTGGGCGTTGCGAAGCAACGGCGGCGAGCGTCGGGCCATCGCTGGCGCTCACCCGCCGCGGCCAGACCGCGACCGTGCCCGCTTGGGCCGAACGCGTCGATGGCCGCGGTTGGGTGGAGCGCCCTTGTTAGACGGGGCGTCTACATCTTCCAAACGCACGCCACGCCCCGCTTGGAGGCTGGCCCTAGCCACGGCGATGCGGTTCAAGAACCGGGGATCGCTTTCAAGGCGGTAGTCAAACCAGTCTTCTTCCGACTCAAACCCGATCAGCACCCCCGCTGCCCTCCCGTGACGGGTAATGACAAGCTCTTCCTTCGCGGCCAGCCGAAGGTAACGCGACAGATCATCCTTGACTTCCGACAAGGCAACCCTCTTCATTCTGCTTCCTCGTCTTCCCCCTTGGTCTTGTCCGACTGCCCGTAGCGCTCAAGCCACGCCGCAGCCTCTTTCTTCGGCACTATAGCCAGAATCTCCACCTCTCTGTCGGTCACGTCGTAGAAGACCCGGATCTCGCCGACGCGCAATCGATATTGCGGCCGCCGTATCCCACGCAGCCGCCTGATTCGACGCTTGCTCGTCTTCGTGGGTTCATGGCGGAGGTGCGTCTCGATGGCTTCACGCAACATTGCGCGGTCATACGCCCTCACTGCCTCGAAGTCCTCCACCGCCTCGGGCGCGAGGAAGATCTCTCGACACATTCTGGCCAGATTCTAGCCAAAACGGTCGCGTGGCGCAAGTTCCTGCGTTATGCGTCTAACTCGCGGTCACCGGCCGGAGCGCGAGCAACGCGAGCGCCCGGCCCGGTGGACTGCGGGGTTCGGCTGCCTCATCTGCGTGACCGTCCTCTCCGCGCCTTGTTCCGGCGCCGCCGCTGGCGGTAGTGCTCGAGGACCGCCTTGCCGAGCTTAGTCTTCTTGCGGATCTCGGGAAGGAGGTAAGTCCCAAGCCGAAGAACGCGCCGGATGACGCCGGAAGGGCGGTGCCACCGCGTTCCGTTGCAAGTCCCGCATGCTGGCAGGTAGTTGTTCTCGGCGTCCCTTCCCCCACGGGCCCGTGGGCGCACGTGGTCTGCAGACCACTTTGGCCCGAGGGGGCCTCCGCAGACGTGACACCGGCTCCCGGTCTTACGCCGCACTCGCTTCCTCACACCCGCCGACAACGATCGCGCTCGAGTGCTCTTCATCTCTCGCTTCGCTTGTCAGCCGAATATTGAGTATGCTGACCAGCATATCTCGCTGCTGAACCCTCTAGCGACTGCGGGAATTCTTTCCGGTTTTCAAGGACTTGTCAAGGTTCGGGAACTCGCCGTTGCCGACAAACACTGGTCAGCATAATCCCATTATGGCTGCAGCGCGTTGAGCGCAGGGGGCGTCGGGAAACGCCCCTCCCTCACGCCGCGGCGAAGAGGCGCCGCACACCGGTGAAGACCTCGGGGCCGGCTCGGGATCACCCGCGGGCGCGGCTGCCGGAGGGCGTCGTGCATCCCCGTGAAAAACGTTGAGGAGACACCTCAGGAGACTCTGCGTGCGAGGGCTCCGGAGAACGCTCGTCACCGGGGAGGACCAAGGGGAGGTTCACGGTGTACGGCATGCCCCCTCTACTCCGAAAAACCGGTGACACCGGTGACAGGTGGTGACGGAGCCGGCAGCTCCTCTTCCAGGAGGGCCTCCACCGCACGCCGGCGGAGCCGGAGCACCCGGCGCCGCTGGCCACCCACCCGGGCCACGACGCTGTGGCGCCGGGGGTCGCACTCTGAGAGCCTTCCCCTCGCCAGCTCCCGCTTGAGCCGGTCCTGTCTCAGCGGGAAGGGTTCCCCCATGTCGCGGCAGAGGCGGCTCACGGCTCTGAAGGCCGCGTCCGGGAGCAGGTACACGGAGTCCTCGTCCAGGCGACCCCGGTCAAGCTGATCCGCGAGCAGGACGTGGTCAGCGTGAGCCCCGACACCGACCAGGAGGAGGTCGGCCATGCCAGGGGGCAGGCCCGCCACGAGGCAGGCCCGACGCAGTTCGAGCCGAGGGGCGTCGGCCATGCCAGGGGGCAGGCCCGCCACGAGGCGAGGCCCGAATTAATCGCGCTTCCGGAGGGCGACGCGCTGGAGGATTCGTCGCGCCCACAAGAACTCGAGCGCGAGGATCTTGAGGCTGATCGGGATGATCAGCACCGCAGGGCCGGGGACGGGGAGGGCGATCAGCACGAGGCCGAGCAGGAGGACGACCAACCCCGCTACGGTGATGACCAACCTTCGGCCGTGCTTCACGGTCCCAGCCACCAAATCCCGCATCGTTTCCCCCTGGGTAGAGAGCCCCGGGTCGAGCCCGGGCGGCCCTTCTCTATAGTCATTCGGTCGCGCCCGGCTGTTCCCGGAGCCATCCTGACTGCCAAGGCGCGGCATGCTCGGGCAAGCCCTGGATTTGCAAGGCGTTCGGCATCGCCGGCGACCGGGCTCGCGATGACTGGGATTGAACCGCGCCAGCGCAGACTGGCACGGGCGAAGGCTCGACCGGCGGGGTTCCTGAAGGGATGCTCGCCTTGACAGCCCTCGGGGTGGGTGCTACACGCTTGCGTCTGTGGGGTGCCCGGCGTCAAGGCAAGGGGAAGACAGGTGACGAGGCTCCTGGCGATCACGCTCCTCGGGGTGGCGCTTGCCGGCTGCGTCGCCGTCATGTCGCCGGCCCAGCGGGCCGCGCTCCAGAAACAGCAGGTCGCCCTCCAGCGCCAGCGGGAGGCCAAGCGAAGGGCCGAGCAGGTCGTGCTGGAGTGTCGGGAGAAGCGGCTGGCCGGCGAGCTGTCCGGGTACGTGGCGTCGGTGCGGTGCAGCAACGACCGGATCCGCGAGGCGTGGGCCGCGAGCGGTTACCCCCACATGGACCTGGTGGATCTGCAGCTCGCCTATCGCCTGGCCGTTGCGCGCCGGGTCGATGCGGGGAGCTTGTCCGAGCAGCACGGTCAACGCCGGGTCGCGGAGCTGACGGCGCGCATCAACGCAGAGGTGCGCGAGCGGACCGCGACGGCGTCCCGGGCTAACAGTGAACGGCCCCGGAGCTACGAGGAGCTGCTCCAGAGGCTCGGGGTCTGGAGCGCGGCGACCGATCCCCCGGAGCCCGACACGATCCGCTGCTTCCAGGGCCGCGAGCTGATCACCTGCGACTAGAGGGCGGTTACAGCCGGATCGACATCAGCTCCTCGGCGAAGACGATCTCGCCGTCGTAGACTCGCCGGACGTCCCCGATCCCCTTTTCCATGGGGCCGTGGGAGGCGAGGTGCGGGCCCACGTGCACCAGGACCAGCTTCCCGACGCCCGCCTCGCGCGCCATCTCCGCCGCCCCGGTGGTACCGCACTGGCCCGCGGCCTCACCGCTGGCGATCATCCGCTCCTGCTCGTCCCAGCACATGCAGAGCATCATGTCCGCCCCGCGGGCGAGCTCCACCACGCTCTGGCAGGGCTGCGTGTCCCCGGTGAAGACGACGCTGCCCTCGGCGCTGTCGAGCCGGTAGGCCAGGGAGTCGAGCCACGGCTGCACGTGCTCCGCGGGAGCGGCGCTCACCAGCCACTCCCGTCCCTGGTGCACGAGCCCCGGCCCCACGTCTTTGGCGCGCACGGCAGGCGGTGTGCGCGGCAGCGTGCCCCCCCGGTTGACGTGGACGCGCTGGCTCAAGGGGTGATTCACGCGGGCCTTCCAGTCGTGCACAAAAGCGCCGTTCTCGCCCAGGATGCGCTCGGTGATGATCTCGGTCAGGGTCGGGCCGTACACGCGGAGCGGGTTCTCCCTGCCGATCGACTGGTCCCAGCGGCAGAGGAGAAAGCACGGGTAGTCCACGTCGTGGTCGAAGTGGTGGTGGGTGAAGAAGAGGTAGTCCACCTTGGTGGGGAAGATCCCGGCCTTGACCAGCTTGTAGGTGGCCGCAGGACCGCAGTCGAACATCAGGTACTCGCCCGCGACCTGGACCGCGAAGGCCGAGCCGAACCGGGTGGATGTAGGTGTCGGCGTCCCCGCGCCGAGGATGAAGACCTGGGCCATGGCGTTACCTCCCTGTCCGTCCAGCAGTGGGAGCGATGCTAGGACTGAAGTCGGGGCAGAACCGGGTGGCATGCCGGGGCTGCCGGGCGCGGCACGCGGCCTAGGGTAGCCTGACAAAAACGCGCTTGGCAAGCCTCGGCGAGTGTGATAGAAAATACGCGCCTCCTGGGGGCAGCACGCGACGCGGGACCAGCCTCGGCATCCAACGCGGAGGAGGGTCACATCGGTGGGCTCGGAGCTCGAGAAGAGGCAGGTCAAGCGCGCCTACGCGCTCTACTCTCCGGTCTACGACCTTCTGTTCGACTGGATCTTCCACCCGGGCCGCGAGGCCGCGGTCAGGCTCCTCGCCATCCAGCCCGGGGATCGGATCCTGGAGGTCGGCATCGGGACCGGCCTCAATCTCCGGCTCTATCCGCCGCACTGTCAGCTCGTCGGCATCGACCTGTCCGAACGGATGCTGGAGAAGGCCCAGGCGAAGATCGAGGAGCTCCGGCTCGGCAACGTCACGCTCAAGGTGATGGACGCCGGGGCGACGGACTTCGCCGACAACGAGTTCGACCGCGCGGTCGCCACCTACGTCATCAGCGCGGTTCCGGACCCGATCACGGTCCTGCGCGAGATGCGCCGGGTCGTCAAGCCCGGCGGGACGCTCGTCATCCTCAACCATTTCCGGAGCGAAAAGCCCCTGATCGGCTCGCTCGAGGACCTGGTCGCTCCCGTCTGCGCACGCCTGGGCTGGAAGTCCAACCTGGCGCTGGGGCCACTGCTCCGGGAGGTCGGCCTGACTCCCGAGCTGGTCGCCACGGTGAACCTCTTCAACGGCTGGCGCCTGATCCGCTGCGTCAACCGCAAGTAGTCACACCGTCGGCGCGTCCCCCGAGAATATCGCGCGAGGCATCAAGCACTTCCAGATCACCTGCCCTGACTCCTCCCTTGGTTGCCACCATTTTGCTACGACTCGCGTCGTCCAGCCTGTCCACGGCTCCCTTATTCCCGATCGGGAGCCACTTGCCGTAGGTGTCCACGGTGAGCTTGATCGAGGAGTGCCCGAGCCAGCGCTGGACATAGACCGGGCTCACTCCGGCCTGCAGTAAGAGCGAGGCGTAGGTATGCCGGAGGCAGTGGGGCGTGAGTGAAGAGGCAGGACACTGTCCACCTCCGTCCGGTCGGCGTCGGGGCCCTGGGCGGTCAGCTCGAACCAGTGCGTCAGGGCCCGGCGGTAGGCCGCTTCGGTGGCGGCGCGGTCCAGGGTAGTCGCGGTCCCCGGTCCGGGCTCGTCCCGGCCTGACAGCCGGGTGACGAGGGTCAGGATCCTGGACCCGAGATTATCCACCGTCACCCGGGTCTTCCCTTCGTTTTTCAGGCCCGAAGCGTTGACACGTTGCCAGGCCAGGATTCATGCGGCTTGGCAACGCTTCTCGATCCGTTGACTGTCAACACTTGCAGAAGCGTTGCCACGCCGCTCCTGGAGCGGGTTGGCAACGTGTCAACGGATCGAGGTCTTCTGGAAGAGGGAGAAAGCATGGCTCAAGGCTCCTCGTCCGTCGGTGCCGGGGGGTTCCGACGGCATCCGCGTGGAGACGACGTATGATCCGGCTCACCGGTACTCGCCTTCCTCCAGGCGGCAGGTACGGGCAATGTCCCGGTTTTCCTGTCGGCCAGGGACTGAAGATCGTGCTCGTCGACCATGTGCTGAGGACCGACCTTGCGGGCGCGCAGCTTGCCCGACCGGATCCATCGTCGGATCGGCGGACGCAGGTCCGGAGGTGGATGCTCCCGAGCTAGGTCTGCTGGCTGACGATCTTGAGGAAAGCGGCCGGAGCCACAATCCGTACGCCGCGGAACGATTTCAGGGCCAGGAGATGGTCGTCTCCTGTGACGATATGGGTGGCCTCTCCGGCGAGCGCGCACTCCAGCACGCGATTGTCCGCAGGATCCTGACGCACAACGCTGATTCGCCCCTCCGGTTCCACCATCTGGGCGATGAGCGGCAAGAGCGCCAGCACCTCTCGAACCCGGGCCGGTGGGAGGGCACGCAGCCGGGGATAGGTCAGGACGCGGCGGATCTCCTCCAGGAGGTCGGCGCTGATCAGGAGGACGAAGGCGCCGGCGATGGCGGCGTCGAGGATTAGGCGGGGTGGTCCGCTCCAACCGATCCCGGAAACGATCGTATTGGTATCCAGGACGGCCCGGTTCACCTGAGGCCCCGGGTCGCCTGCAGGGCCTCATCTACCAGGTGACGGGGAAGACGCGCCTTGCGAACGGCGCGCCGAATCTCCCGGAGGGCTTGGCGCAAGCGCGTTTTCGCCTTTCCCTCCGCCAGTGCCTTGAGGGCCGTGAACTCCTCATAGCTCAGAAGGACGGCCAGCCTGCCTGTCCGCTTGGCAATGACCACCGGTTCTCCCCCGGCCACCACTTTGTCCACCAGGGCGCCGAGGGCTGGTCGCGCCTTGTCCACGCCGAGCACTTTAGTCATGCGCGCGATCTCCTGCGAGAAGATTACTGTGAACGTTCATGTTTGTCAATTTTCCCTTTGTGCGTCCCTTTTTGCCTGCGGTGAATGGCACCCAGGTCGACGGGAGAGAGATCGTTGTACGGTCGGAAGGCGTTGGCGACCCGCTGGCGTGTTGCCTCCGAGGCGGCATCGCGGACACCTTGCGTCGTGAGGGACGCCTGGCTGTCGAGGACCGGCGAGGTTGGTTTTTAGCGCTCGATTCGCGGCCGGTCGGCCAGAGCGAAGAAGGCTTCGTAGCCCGGCGAGGAGAGCAGATAGACCCGGCGGAGCATCGATATGGTCTCGATCGTGGAGCGTTGGGGCTGGCTCTGACTGTCCGGTGGCTGGCATGCAGCTCGCGCCCGCTGGCCCCGACCGCCTGAAGGGCGCGCGCGGCGGCCGCGGTGCGCGTCCCTACCCCCAGCTTCTCGAAGATGTGGTCCAGGTGCCGTTGCACGGTGCGCGGGCTGATGCCCAGGATCGAGGCGATCTCCGGGGTCGTTTTCCCCTGACTCACCTACGCGAGCACCTCGGCCTCGCGGCGGCTCAGGCCCAGGGGTTCGAGCGCGACGGGTTCAGGAGCGGTCACCTGCTCCTCGAGGAGGAGCGCCGAGCGTCCGATGCCCGGAGGAATCCTTGGTCGGGCCGGGGTGGCAGGCGCCTGCTACCACTCTGCTACCAGAACACCCCGCGCCAGCGGATACCAGGAGCACTACCGTCTATTCGGGTTCGTCGGTTTTTTGCGCGGATACGTTGTCTGAGGTACTCTCAAACTGTGGCTCAAACGAACCGGAAGTAGCGCGATCCCGAAGCGCCTCGCCTGGCTCGCTCTCGCCCTCGGCCTCGCCCTCCCCGCCCTTGCGTCGGCCCGGACCGCGTGCCTCACCACGGCGTTCCTCGTCGAGTTCCTCTCCGACGGGCGTGTTCCCGCGCTCTCGCTCCTGACCCGCGAGCCTCTGGCGGCCCCGCTCCCACTGGAGGGGGGAGCCGCCGC
This window encodes:
- a CDS encoding MBL fold metallo-hydrolase; its protein translation is MAQVFILGAGTPTPTSTRFGSAFAVQVAGEYLMFDCGPAATYKLVKAGIFPTKVDYLFFTHHHFDHDVDYPCFLLCRWDQSIGRENPLRVYGPTLTEIITERILGENGAFVHDWKARVNHPLSQRVHVNRGGTLPRTPPAVRAKDVGPGLVHQGREWLVSAAPAEHVQPWLDSLAYRLDSAEGSVVFTGDTQPCQSVVELARGADMMLCMCWDEQERMIASGEAAGQCGTTGAAEMAREAGVGKLVLVHVGPHLASHGPMEKGIGDVRRVYDGEIVFAEELMSIRL
- a CDS encoding methyltransferase domain-containing protein; the protein is MGSELEKRQVKRAYALYSPVYDLLFDWIFHPGREAAVRLLAIQPGDRILEVGIGTGLNLRLYPPHCQLVGIDLSERMLEKAQAKIEELRLGNVTLKVMDAGATDFADNEFDRAVATYVISAVPDPITVLREMRRVVKPGGTLVILNHFRSEKPLIGSLEDLVAPVCARLGWKSNLALGPLLREVGLTPELVATVNLFNGWRLIRCVNRK
- a CDS encoding tyrosine-type recombinase/integrase, with protein sequence MVRADRPGPRRRPDGGGQCPASSLTPHCLRHTYASLLLQAGVSPVYVQRWLGHSSIKLTVDTYGKWLPIGNKGAVDRLDDASRSKMVATKGGVRAGDLEVLDASRDILGGRADGVTTCG
- a CDS encoding putative toxin-antitoxin system toxin component, PIN family, translating into MNRAVLDTNTIVSGIGWSGPPRLILDAAIAGAFVLLISADLLEEIRRVLTYPRLRALPPARVREVLALLPLIAQMVEPEGRISVVRQDPADNRVLECALAGEATHIVTGDDHLLALKSFRGVRIVAPAAFLKIVSQQT
- a CDS encoding type II toxin-antitoxin system Phd/YefM family antitoxin — translated: MTKVLGVDKARPALGALVDKVVAGGEPVVIAKRTGRLAVLLSYEEFTALKALAEGKAKTRLRQALREIRRAVRKARLPRHLVDEALQATRGLR